A genomic stretch from Marinimicrobium sp. C6131 includes:
- a CDS encoding cytochrome c3 family protein, which yields MWKTLKAYWKTFNRPATHISLGVLTLGGFIAGIIFWGGFNTALEFTNTEEFCISCHEMKANPYEELIPTIHYTNRSGVRATCSDCHVPHDWTYKIARKMEASKEVWGWIFGTIDTREKFLDKRRMLAEREWRRLKANDSLECRNCHNFEYMDFTQQSPRAREMHSTLLASGEKTCIDCHKGIAHNLPDMRGVESGFHGDLSEVYAPGSTAVARFLLTEE from the coding sequence ATGTGGAAAACACTGAAAGCGTATTGGAAAACGTTCAACCGACCCGCAACGCACATCAGCCTGGGGGTACTTACCCTCGGTGGTTTTATCGCCGGCATCATTTTCTGGGGCGGCTTCAACACGGCTTTGGAATTCACGAATACCGAAGAGTTCTGCATCAGTTGCCATGAAATGAAGGCCAACCCTTACGAGGAGTTGATCCCGACCATTCACTACACCAACCGATCCGGTGTTCGTGCCACCTGCTCAGACTGCCACGTTCCCCACGACTGGACCTACAAGATCGCCCGAAAAATGGAGGCCTCCAAAGAGGTGTGGGGCTGGATCTTCGGCACCATCGATACCCGGGAAAAGTTTCTGGACAAGCGCCGCATGCTCGCCGAGCGCGAGTGGCGCCGGCTGAAAGCCAACGACTCATTGGAGTGTCGCAACTGCCACAACTTCGAGTATATGGACTTTACCCAGCAATCACCCCGGGCCCGGGAAATGCACTCCACCCTGTTGGCCAGCGGCGAGAAAACCTGTATCGACTGTCACAAGGGCATCGCCCACAATCTGCCGGACATGCGCGGCGTGGAATCGGGCTTTCATGGTGACCTTAGTGAGGTCTACGCCCCCGGCAGCACGGCCGTGGCCCGGTTCCTGTTGACCGAGGAATAG
- a CDS encoding DUF6445 family protein has translation MSVDSVWAPSPDRSIRIEHVGEEHTPVMIIDQLVEQPERLRAEASHLNFTTQSRFFPGIRAPVSLSYQRFVLESLQEAIADAFGLSGRTLKFTMCQYSLVTTPPERLSLLQRIPHFDSLEPEGLAAIHYLFRSGYGGTAFYRHRKTGFERLTEARKVAYLRSLESENDGPNMPGRAYINGSTPLFEEIGRVEGVFNRMVVYPRNILHSGCIEADFHPDPDPLTGRLSINSFIDVAG, from the coding sequence GTGAGCGTTGATTCTGTATGGGCTCCTTCGCCTGATCGGTCGATTCGGATCGAACATGTCGGGGAAGAACATACACCGGTAATGATCATTGACCAACTGGTGGAGCAACCCGAGCGGCTGCGGGCAGAAGCGAGTCATTTGAACTTTACGACCCAGTCGCGCTTCTTCCCCGGAATTCGAGCGCCTGTCTCTCTTTCTTACCAGCGCTTTGTGCTGGAGAGTCTTCAGGAGGCCATAGCGGATGCGTTTGGCCTGTCTGGCAGGACCCTCAAGTTTACCATGTGCCAGTATTCATTGGTCACGACACCGCCGGAGCGGCTGTCGCTGTTGCAGCGTATTCCCCATTTCGATTCTCTGGAACCGGAAGGTCTGGCGGCCATCCACTACCTGTTTCGATCCGGATATGGTGGCACGGCGTTCTATCGACATCGAAAAACTGGTTTTGAGCGTCTCACCGAAGCGAGGAAAGTGGCCTACCTGCGGTCATTGGAGTCGGAGAATGATGGTCCCAATATGCCCGGCCGTGCCTACATCAATGGATCTACGCCATTGTTCGAAGAAATCGGTCGCGTTGAAGGTGTTTTCAATCGGATGGTGGTCTATCCTAGAAATATCCTTCATTCGGGGTGCATCGAAGCCGACTTTCATCCGGACCCCGACCCGCTCACCGGCCGTTTATCAATTAACAGCTTTATTGATGTAGCCGGTTAG
- a CDS encoding chaperone NapD, whose translation MAVMHHEPDHQQIPVTTLPVEWHVASVIVHTQPAALAATEKWLRELPKHWPDETLKCAEIHAQSDQGKLVLVLESTDAQAILDVIDQTSAHPGVVNAALVYHEVIPPEEQPQ comes from the coding sequence ATGGCCGTCATGCACCATGAGCCCGACCATCAACAGATACCCGTCACGACGCTGCCGGTGGAGTGGCACGTTGCCAGTGTGATCGTGCACACCCAGCCCGCGGCACTGGCCGCTACCGAAAAGTGGCTGCGCGAGCTGCCCAAGCACTGGCCGGACGAGACCCTCAAATGCGCCGAAATACACGCCCAAAGTGATCAGGGAAAGCTGGTATTGGTGCTCGAGAGCACCGACGCACAAGCGATTCTGGATGTGATTGACCAGACCAGCGCGCACCCCGGCGTTGTCAACGCCGCACTGGTCTACCACGAAGTGATTCCGCCGGAGGAACAACCGCAATGA
- the napE gene encoding periplasmic nitrate reductase, NapE protein, giving the protein MSVDTHPSEVDNSQEKRREWRMFAFIVVFLFPILTVALVGAYGFAIWMYQLLAGPPGAG; this is encoded by the coding sequence ATGTCAGTCGACACGCACCCATCCGAAGTAGACAACTCGCAGGAAAAACGTCGGGAATGGCGAATGTTCGCCTTCATCGTGGTTTTCCTGTTCCCGATACTCACCGTTGCCCTGGTCGGCGCCTACGGTTTCGCCATCTGGATGTACCAGCTCCTGGCCGGGCCTCCCGGAGCGGGTTGA
- the napA gene encoding nitrate reductase catalytic subunit NapA, which yields MNLTRRQFAKANAAAVAAAAIGMPLPASASNLVTNRELTNLKWSKAPCRFCGTGCGVMVATRDNRVVATHGDVKAEVNRGLNCVKGYFLSKILYGPDRLHKPLLRMRNGQYDKNGDFQEISWDQAMDLLADKLKQSIREHGPESVGLFGSGQWTVWEAYAASKLFKGGLRSNNLDPNARHCMASAVGGFMRTFGIDEPMGCYDDIEHADAFVLWGSNMAEMHPVLWSRVTDRKLSYEHVQVVAMSPYETRSFDLADLPIIFKPHTDLIILNYIANYLIENDKVNHEFVNKYTRFVKGQDDIGYGLRAEDPRQQRAKGADKANTWSDITFEEFAEFVKPYTLERAAKETGVPKARLERLAKIYADPDIKVMSCWTMGFNQHTRGVWANNMIYNIHLLTGKISEPGNSPFSLTGQPSACGSAREVGTFAHRLPADMVVTNPKHRAMTEKIWKLPEGTIPDKVGFSAVEQSRKLKDGVLKVYWTQVTNNIQAGPNTSQETLPGWRNPDAFVVVSDVYPTVSAQAADMILPSAMWVEKEGAFGNAERRTQFWHQLVPPPGEARSDLWQLMEVSRRIKTDDVWPAELLNKAGDLKGKTLFDVLFANGQVNQFSNDDRAEGYDNYESEAFGFYVQKGLFEEYARFGRGKAHDLANFDRYHQERGLRWPVVDGKETRWRFREGHDPYVEAGSGVQFYGKPDNRALIFALPYEPPAESPDEEYPFWLSTGRVLEHWHTGSMTQRVEELNLAVPHALVYMNYEDARKQGFRRGSEVRVISRRGNIRARVETRGRIKPPEGLVYIPFFDANRLVNKLTLDATDPISLQTDFKKCAVRLELISLA from the coding sequence ATGAATCTGACCCGCCGCCAATTTGCCAAGGCCAACGCCGCTGCGGTAGCCGCCGCGGCCATCGGTATGCCGCTGCCCGCCAGCGCCAGCAACCTGGTCACCAACCGCGAGCTGACCAACCTGAAATGGAGTAAGGCCCCCTGCCGGTTCTGTGGCACCGGCTGTGGCGTTATGGTCGCCACCCGGGACAACCGGGTCGTGGCCACCCATGGCGACGTCAAAGCCGAGGTGAACCGGGGCTTGAACTGTGTGAAGGGCTACTTTCTGTCGAAAATCCTGTACGGGCCGGACCGGTTACACAAACCGCTGCTGCGGATGCGCAACGGCCAGTACGACAAGAACGGCGACTTCCAGGAAATCTCCTGGGACCAGGCCATGGACCTGCTCGCCGACAAGTTGAAGCAGTCGATTCGCGAACATGGCCCGGAAAGTGTCGGGCTGTTTGGTTCCGGGCAGTGGACCGTGTGGGAAGCCTACGCGGCCAGCAAGCTATTCAAGGGCGGGCTGCGCAGCAATAACCTCGACCCCAACGCACGCCACTGCATGGCCTCGGCGGTGGGCGGCTTCATGCGCACCTTCGGCATCGACGAGCCCATGGGCTGCTATGACGATATCGAGCACGCCGATGCGTTCGTGCTGTGGGGCTCGAACATGGCAGAAATGCACCCCGTACTGTGGAGCCGGGTCACCGACCGCAAGCTCTCCTACGAGCATGTTCAGGTGGTCGCCATGTCCCCCTACGAAACCCGCAGTTTCGATCTGGCGGATCTGCCCATAATTTTCAAGCCTCACACCGACCTGATCATTCTCAACTACATTGCCAATTACCTGATCGAGAACGACAAGGTCAATCACGAGTTCGTCAACAAATACACTCGCTTTGTGAAAGGCCAGGACGATATCGGGTACGGCCTGCGCGCCGAAGACCCGCGGCAACAACGGGCCAAGGGCGCCGACAAAGCCAACACCTGGAGCGATATCACCTTCGAGGAGTTTGCCGAATTCGTCAAACCCTACACCCTGGAACGGGCCGCCAAGGAAACCGGCGTCCCCAAGGCCCGCCTGGAGCGGCTGGCGAAGATCTATGCGGACCCGGACATCAAGGTCATGTCCTGCTGGACCATGGGCTTCAACCAGCACACCCGCGGGGTCTGGGCGAACAACATGATCTACAACATTCACCTCCTGACCGGCAAAATCAGCGAGCCGGGCAACAGCCCCTTCTCGCTCACCGGTCAGCCCTCGGCCTGTGGCTCGGCTCGGGAAGTGGGCACCTTTGCCCACCGCCTGCCCGCCGACATGGTGGTCACCAACCCCAAACACCGGGCCATGACCGAGAAAATCTGGAAGCTGCCCGAGGGCACCATTCCCGACAAGGTGGGCTTCTCCGCTGTGGAGCAGAGCCGAAAACTGAAAGACGGCGTGCTCAAGGTCTACTGGACCCAGGTGACCAACAACATCCAGGCCGGCCCCAATACCAGTCAGGAAACCCTGCCCGGATGGCGCAACCCGGATGCGTTTGTGGTGGTCTCCGATGTCTACCCCACCGTCTCGGCCCAGGCCGCCGACATGATTCTGCCCAGCGCAATGTGGGTGGAAAAAGAGGGCGCCTTCGGCAACGCCGAGCGACGCACCCAATTCTGGCACCAACTGGTACCACCGCCCGGCGAAGCCCGCTCTGACCTCTGGCAGTTGATGGAAGTCTCCCGGCGCATCAAAACCGATGACGTCTGGCCAGCGGAGCTGCTCAACAAAGCCGGCGACCTCAAAGGCAAAACACTGTTCGATGTGCTCTTTGCCAACGGCCAGGTCAACCAGTTCAGCAACGACGACCGGGCCGAGGGCTATGACAACTACGAATCCGAAGCTTTCGGCTTTTATGTGCAGAAGGGCCTGTTCGAAGAGTACGCCCGCTTTGGGCGCGGCAAGGCCCACGACCTGGCCAATTTCGATCGGTACCACCAGGAGCGGGGCCTGCGCTGGCCTGTGGTGGACGGCAAGGAGACCCGGTGGCGCTTCCGCGAGGGCCACGACCCCTACGTGGAAGCGGGCAGCGGCGTGCAGTTCTACGGCAAACCGGATAATCGGGCCCTGATTTTTGCCCTGCCTTACGAGCCCCCGGCGGAGTCGCCCGATGAAGAATACCCCTTCTGGCTCAGTACCGGGCGGGTACTGGAGCACTGGCACACCGGTTCCATGACCCAGCGGGTCGAGGAGCTGAACCTGGCCGTACCCCACGCGCTGGTGTACATGAACTACGAAGACGCCCGTAAGCAGGGCTTCCGCCGCGGCAGCGAAGTACGGGTGATCAGCCGGCGCGGCAACATCCGGGCACGGGTAGAAACCCGGGGCCGGATCAAGCCACCGGAGGGGCTGGTGTACATTCCCTTTTTTGACGCCAACCGGTTAGTCAACAAGCTGACACTCGATGCCACCGACCCGATTTCCCTGCAGACGGATTTCAAGAAGTGTGCCGTCCGCCTCGAACTGATCAGCCTTGCATAA
- a CDS encoding nitrate reductase cytochrome c-type subunit, translating into MIKLIRRSILMAGLVMPLIASGEPPQEVPAPDGVRQGGTLSQTAEAPPLANVRSSMRRPTRNYPEQPPMIPHTIRGYQVDTNFNQCLSCHSRSATEVSGAPMVSITHFVDRDGQTLASVSPRRYFCVQCHVPQHDIDPVKVSTFKGIDQVLEDIIKRGE; encoded by the coding sequence ATGATCAAACTGATTAGACGCAGCATTCTGATGGCAGGCCTGGTGATGCCGCTGATCGCCTCAGGTGAACCACCCCAGGAGGTCCCGGCACCGGATGGTGTGCGCCAGGGTGGCACGCTCAGCCAGACGGCCGAAGCGCCTCCGCTGGCCAATGTGCGCTCGAGCATGCGCCGGCCTACACGCAATTACCCCGAGCAGCCGCCGATGATTCCGCACACTATCCGCGGTTACCAGGTGGACACCAACTTCAACCAGTGCCTGAGTTGCCATAGCCGCAGCGCCACCGAAGTCAGCGGCGCCCCCATGGTCAGCATCACCCACTTTGTCGACCGGGACGGACAGACGCTGGCCTCGGTTTCACCGCGCCGCTATTTCTGCGTGCAGTGTCATGTGCCCCAGCACGACATCGATCCGGTGAAGGTCAGTACCTTCAAAGGGATTGACCAGGTGCTGGAAGATATCATCAAGCGCGGTGAGTAG